The genomic segment AGCTAGTTTTAGAACAAGGAAAATTCTGAATTGATCTTGttaactttattgattttttaaatgtttatttttgagagagtaagcaggggagaggcagagagaggggcacagaggatctgaagtgtgcTCTGGTGCTTACAGCAGAGACCCcggtatggggcttgaactcatgaaccatgagatcatgacctaagctgaagtcagacgcttaactgactgagccatccaggcgccctctttttttttttttcccaatcctTATTCACTTTATTTCAGAAAGTGGTAAAATAGCTGTGGAATACAGACCCTGTGAAGAGATCACAGATGCCAGTACTGAAGACGAGCTACAGGATTTAATTCAAGTATGTGGAGATTAAAGTTCAGGGGTGACATAGCCACTGTAGCCATAATGTAAAGCAACCAGCAGAATTTGGAAGACTTTGGCATTAGCTCTATCATCCTCTGGGAAATGTGAAACTCAGAAACTGCTTTTGACTGCAGGGGATTTCTGGGGCTTTTCCTGAAGTCCTACCCTTGGCTCTGACCCTATATTTGAAATTTGGAGAGCAAATTTCATCAGAGCACTCCCACAGTTGTGGACATAGGAGAGGACACAAGCCTTTTAGAGCTCCCCTCAAACAGAATCTCAAGGATTTGGGAACAGAGTAACTATGGCCTTAAATGTGATTATACTACAGCGTTTGAAACCATTATGCCATTCAAATAGGATGGATCACCCAGATGACGGCATCTCATATATATCTTGCATGAATATCTTGCTGAagaacttttctgtaaatcactCACATGGATGTCCTGAATTAGGGATTAAGttgccaaaataatttctaaaagaaaatactaatgtGCCACatacagaatgttaaaaaaaaaaaaaaaaaggagcaaaaatgTGTTTCATGTCATTGAGAGCTTAATTTGGGGCtagatttgtgattttttttttttttagatttttttttttttaatgtttatttatttttgagagtgagaaagagcgtgagctggggaggggcagagagagagggagacgcagaatctgaagcaggctccaggctcggagctgtcagcacagagcccgatgcggggctcgaacccatgaaccacgagattatgaccctctctgccactcctccactcgtactctatgtctctgtctcttgctctctccaaaataaacatttaaaaaaaatttttttttaacaactataagcatttattcctcaaaaaacatcttttttaatgtttattttgaagagagaacaagagagagtacaagcaggggaggggcagagagggagacataggatctgaagcaggctccaggctctgagctgtcagcacagagcccaatgcggggcccgaagccatgaatggtgagaccatgacctgagccaaagtcagacgctcaaccaactgagccccccagcgcCCCATTCCTCCAaagggacggggggagtggtggccTTTGCAGGGTGGAGGGAGGCCTGGGCCCCAAGTGATTCTGGGAAAAGGGCCCGCTCTGGTGGTGTGGAGCCCATCTCCAGGGAGCTAATAAAGGGTGGGACgtaggcgggggaggggcgcgcaGTTGCTAACAGTGCGCGCGCGCATCACGGGGCTGCCATAATGGTTTGGCTCCCGCTCGGGGCCCAGCGCCAGTACCCCACTCGCCTGGGTCTCTGCGCCCCAGAGCCTCCGCAGGTCATGTCCCGGCTGCGCATGTTGGCCCCACTGCTTGTCCTTATGTGGCAACCGTTGTGGCTGCTGGTCCAGGCAGCTCAGCTTCCGGAGTGGGCCCTGGACCCTGCCCAGCTGACCGCCGACCCCATGGAGCCGGCTGAGCCCCGGTCTTCGCGCTCGTCTGATCCCCCACCCGAATCGCCCCAGGTACTTACACCCCTAGCTGAGCCGGTGGGCTTTAATTACCTGGGGTCCTCTGCTCCAGCCCAGATGTTGGCCCCGCCTGAGGAGTTGACTGAAACTTTGCTTCCATTCCTGGACACGGATTCCGTTGGAGAACTACCCCCAGGGACAGATGAGGATCTGAATGACCAGCTAACCCAGCATCAAAGGCTCCCAGAGGTGGTTCCAATGCCAGGTTGGGATTATTTAATGTTTCCCAGGGTTACAGATAAGCCTTTAGATGTGGAACTTACCACAACTCCAGGGCCTGATAAAGGTGTTGAATCTTCTATAGCCCAGCAAGAGGCCCCACCTCAGCCTCTTGAACATACTGAGGAAACAGAACTTTCTCTAACCCAGCAAGAGACCTCGGGTAAGCCTCCAGAGGAGGTTGAGCCTTCAAGTGAGCAGGAGACCCCAGGGCAGCCTTCCGAGCCTCCTGGGGTGATTGATCCTTCTCTAAGGCAGCAGGAGACCCCAGCTCAGCCTTCAGTGCCTCCTGAGGAAGCTAAGCCTTCTCTAAGCAAACAGGAACCCCCAGCTCAGCTTCCAGAGGCCCAGGAAGAGGGTGAACCTTCCCCTCTCCAGGAGGAGGGCCAGGGTCAGCACCCACAGGCCTCTGAGGGGAGTGAACCACCTACAACCCAGGAGGAGTCCCCAGCTCAGCATCCACAGACCCCTGAGGAGGTTGAACCTTCTTCAACCCAGCAGGAGGCTCCAGCTCAGTATCCTCAGGCATCAGAGGAGGGTGAGCCTTTTCCAACCCAACCAGAGACCCCAACTCAGTATCCAGAGCCCCTTGAGGGGACTGAACCTTCTCCAGCCCAGTCAGAGGCCACAACTCAGCATCCAAATCCCCTTGGGGAAGTTAAACCTGCAACCTATCAGGAGGCCCCAAGTCAGCATCCACAGACCTCTGAGGAAATTAACCGTTCTGCCACTCAACAGGAAGCCACAGCTCAACATCCAGAGCCTTCTGGTGAACCTTCTCCAACCCAACAGGAGGCCCCAGCTCACTCTCCAGAACATCGGGTGGTAACAGTTTTTCCTCAAGGTCAGAATCAAGCTCAGCTCCTGCTGTTGCCTAATGTCACTGTTAAACCTGTGGATCCTTCAGTTACCATGACCTCAGAATCCACTAATGAGGTTGAAGCTTCTCCACTCCGAGAAGAGGCCTCAGCTCAGTCTGGAGTGTCCCCTGAGCAGTTGGAACCTTCTCCAATCCAGCAGGAGGTCCCACATCAGCATCCAGCTGCCCCTGAAAATGCTGAGCCTTCTCCAATCCAGCAGGGAGTCTCCACTATGCCTGAAGATCTTCCTGAGGAAATTGAACTTTCTCCAAGCCAGCAGGAGAGCTCCGCTCTGCCTCAAGTGCCTGTTGCAAGGATAGAACCTTCTCCAATCCAGCAAGAGGTCCCAGCTCAGCAACCAAAGCCCAATGAGGGGGTCGAGTCTTTTCCAGTTCAGTATGAGCATCCAGCTCAGCCTCCAGGGTCCTCTACAGATGTTGTAGCTCAGTCTCCAGTACAGCATGAGGTGACATTCTCACCTCCAGGTCCAGGTGAAGCTCAGCATCCAGTGTTGCCTAATATCACAGTTAAACCTGTGGATCTGAGGGTTCTCATAAGTCCCCAGGCAACTAAGGAGGTTAAACCTCTTCCAGTGCAGCAGGATGTCCCTGCTCAATCTCCCCCTGAGCAAGTTGAATTTTCTCCAGCTCAGTCCAAGCGTCTTTCCCAGTCTCCAGAGTCCCCTGAAGATGAGTCTTCTCCAGGCCAACAAGAGGTCCTAGCTCAGACTCCAGACCCTCCTAAggatgtggaacctgcttcaggccAACAGGAGGCCCCAGCTCAGCCTTCAGAGCCTCCTGAGAAGGTGGCACCATCTCCAGTCCAGCAGGAAACCCTATCTCTACCTCTCGAGCCACTTAAGGAGATAGAATCTTCTCTAACACAACAGGAGGTACAAGCTCAGCCTTCAGAGGCCCCTGAGAAGGTAGAACCATCTCCAATTCTGCAGCAGGCTCCAACTCAACCTCCCGAGCCCTCTAAGGAGGCAGAAACTCCTCCAGCCCAGCAGGAGGCCCCAGTTCAGCCTCCAGAGCCACCTGAGGAGGTTGTAGCACAACCTCCAGTCCATAATGAGGTGACAGTTCCACCTCTAGGACAAGAGCAAGCTCAGCATCCAAACTTGCCCAATGTTACTGTTCAGCCTGCTGACCTGGAGCTTACTGTAACTCCAGAACCTACTGTGGAGGCTGAGCATTCTACAATCATGCAGCAGACTATAGCTCCTCCAGAGGACACTGAGGTGACACCTGCCCATCCAGAGCAGGTCCAGGCTCAGCATCCAAATTTGACTGAAGTCAGAGTTCAGCCTTTAGACCTGGAACTGACCATAACTCCAGAACCCACTACAGAGGCTGAACATTCTACACCCATGAAGGAGACTACAGCTCCTCCTCCAAAGGACCTTGAGGTGACACTTGCACATCCAGAGCAGGTTCAGAGTCAGCATCCAAACCTGACTGAAGTCACAGTTCCACCTATGGACCTGGAACTTACTGTAACTGCAGGATCCAGTGTGGAGACTGAACCTTCTCCAACCACGCGAGACACCCCAGGTCAGCCTGCAGAGCCACCTAAGGAGGTTGTAGTTCAATTTCCATTCCAGCAGGAAGTGACAGTTCCAACTCCAAGTAAGGATCAAGGTCAGCATCCAGCATCACCCATCATCCCATTTCGTCATGTGGAGCTTACTATAACTCCAGAACCTATTACGGAGGCTGAACATTCGACAACCCTGAAGAAGACTACAACTCCTCCCCCAAAGGACCTTGAGGTGACACTTGCACACCCAGAGCAGGTTCAGAGTCAGCATCCAAACCTGACTGAAGTCACAGTTCCACCTATGGACCTGGAACTTACTGTAACTGCAGGATCCAGTGTGGAGACTGAACCTTCTCCAACCACGCGAGACACCCCAACTCAGCCTCCAGAGGCACCTAAGGAGGTTGTAGTTCAATATCCATTCCAGCAGGAAGTGACAGTTCCAACTCCAAGTAAGGATCAAGGTCAGCATCCAGCATCACCCATCATCCCATTTCGTCATGTGGAGCTTACTATAACTCCAGAACCTATTACGGAGGCTGAACATTCGACAACCCTGAAGAAGACTACAACTCCTCCCCCAAAGGACCTTGAGGTGACACTTGCACACCCAGAGCAGGTTCAGAGTCAGCATCCAAACCTGACTGAAGTCACAGTTCCACCTATGGACCTGGAACTTACTGTAACTGCAGGATCCAGTGTGGAGACTGAACCTTCAACCACGCGAGACACCCCAACTCAGCCTCCAGAGGCACCTAAGGAGGTTGTAGTTCAATATCCATTCCAGCAGGAAGTGACAGTTCCAACTCCAAGTAAGGATCAAGGTCAGCGTCCAGCATCACCCATCATCCCATTTCGTCATGTGGAGCTTACTATAACTCCAGAACCTATTACGGAGGCTGAACATTCGACAACCCTGAAGAAGACTACAACTCCTCCCCCAAAGGACCTTGAGGTGACACTTGCACATCCAGAACAGGTTCAGAGTCAACATCGAAACCTGACTGAAGTCACGCTTCTACCTATGGACCTAGAAATTCCTGTAAGTCAGCAACCAGAGACAGGTTTTCCTCCAACAACTCAACATTCTGTGGTGCATTTTGTAAACTATACCTCAGAAAAGGCATACACAACTTTAACCTGGCAACCAGAACAGAATGCCACCACAAACCTCAAAATATGTGAGCGTTGTACCTGCAAAGATGAGACACTGTCGTGTGTTGGTCTCAGCCTACAGCAGAGGCTCCGCAGAGTGCCCGTGCCGGAGCCCGACACCTACAACGGCACCTTCACCATCTTGTAAGAATCGCCTTTACTTGTTTGTTCTCTGCCTCCTGCTTCACATGGCAGTCTCTTCCTCAATGTCGTCCTGGGCCTTCCTCATCTCCCCAACCGCGTTGACTGACTTtctgtttttaccttttctttgtcAACTATCCcttatcttcattttcctttttactacTGTTCGCCCTTCTCCAATCTTTTACTTGTAATTGtccttattctttttccttatccAATTTTTAGCCccattattttattccttaaccTCTACTCTCCCATTTTTGCTCCATCCTCTATAATAGGATACAACAGAGTAGTGAAGAGTAGAGATTCTGGAACTAGATGGCCTGCGTTTGGGCCGAGGTCTGTCATCTATTAGctttgtgactcagtttccttttctgtgaaatggaaattatgATAGTTACCACCTCATGGGATTATTGTGAGATCTAGATGAGGTAATACATATGAAGCACTTGGATCAGTGCCTGGCAAAATATgagtgttagctgttattattttgattCCCCAGACCTCATCTTTGACCCCCGGCCTTCCACATACAGTACTCAGTTTGGGCCCAACCCAAGAGTAAGTACTATGGGCGCCACACTAGGATGCAGTCGTCTTCAGAACATGAAATGAcaggtgggaagaaaggaagtggtCATAAAAAGGGAGGGGGCATGTAATTAAGTACTAAAAGAGGTACCATGGGTGTTGGAATTCAGCAGACTCTGTAATCAGTGGAGTATGGAGGTCAGGGAGAGCTGCATGGATAAGCTAACACTTTAGCTGAGACTTAAAGAGTGGCTCTGATGtgttaaatagagaaaaaatgggTATAAGTCTAGGCAAAGGCATGGCTGCAGGAGTGATCAGGAATCAAGAATTAGGTTTAGCAGTTAAAGATCCAATTACGAGAAACCTTGACTATCAGCTAGAGAGGTTTGAACGTTACATTCTGAGTTATAGAGAGCCACTGAAAGTTTTCAAGCATGAGATACAGACCATTGAAACAAGAGGATTATTTTCAGTTCCCCACGTAGGGCGATCTGGAGAGGAGAGCTTGATCCAGCGAGACCAGATAGAATGTTCTAACAAAACCTGGGAGTCAAGTAACAAGGGGCCGAATCAGAGTGGCTGAAAAGAGTCGAAAGAAAAGCCTTGAGAGCACTGCAAAGGAGGAAGTGACAAGATAGACTAACTGATGACAGTCGCGGGTGGGGTGTGCACGGGAAAGAGAAAACTCAGATATTACTCTGAAACTTCTGTCCCAGATAAGGAGAATGATGGAAGTTGAGGCATCTTTTACCAGGGAACGTAGAGCAACCAGAAGGCTTCAGGTTGACTGGAAATGTCCACCAGGCACATGTCCACCAGATGGGtatctgttttgaatttattccCGACTCccctgaaaaaaatgtgtatataaactGACCAGGTAAGCTGTTGCTGAGGGAAGAGGACAAAACTAAAGGTAAAGATTCAAAGTCATACGCAGAGTTAGCGGTTGAAACTGAACCTCAGGCATTTAATAGCTTCTTTTAAACATGTGTAATTCATGGATACATGAATTATCAtggatacttttttttgttttcaatgtcacAGGTATAGAGGATAAAACGTGAaaatcccaccccaccctccctacCTCTCATAAGGTAACTCCTGTCACCTTTTTGGTGTGtgtccttccttcccatctctttcctttgcattttttcctaatttcctaaTGAGGGGATACTTTTTAATTCCTTGCCCAGTGATTTGTTGCTTTTCCCTATGTAATATGTCTAAGAAATCTTTCCATGTTAGTTCTTCTAATTTCTAACTTCCCTTATCTTTCTAACACCTAGAGAGGTTTCAGTAGAGGGCTTCTTTACATTTGTTTGCTGATAATGGTacattttttaccatttttttcgttgaattattattttctcattgatttgtgGAAGGAACCATTTTAGACACATaagtgatttgggggaaaaaaatacttaCCTCCAGAGTAATTAACAGGCGTTATCTACCCAAGGAATGGAACAAATAGGAAGTTCACGTTCTAAGGAGCTGCCTTGTTTGTGCCAGTGGCCCCACGCTAGCTCTTTATTAATTGCACCACCTGGGATGCTGATAGCTGCGGAAAGTAGAAAGTTGGCATTTACTGCATTGGAATATTCCCCACAAGGTTGCCAGTGATTCTCTTATTTATTCCGTTCATTCCTTTCCTACCTATTCAAGGATCTGAACTGTGTTTCTTCACAGAAATTTCCAAGGAAACTCTATTTCTTACATTGATGAAAATGTATGGAAGGGATACCGTTGGGCTGAGAAACTGTGAGTATATTCTCTCCAAATacgaatacaaaaaaaaaaaaaaaaaaaaaaaaaaactaactgcaTTCTAAGGTCCTTCTTGGTCCAGAACTTTGAAGTCAGTAGCTCTGAGGAAAGGTGTTTCCCCTTCCATGTCCCAACTCAACCTCTACCGATTGCAattctgtgttaatttttttttttaacgtttatttatttttgaaacagagagagacagagcatgaacgggggagggtcagagagagggagacacagaatctgaaacaggctccaggctctgagctgtcagcacagagcccgacgcagggctcaaagtcacggaccgcgagatcatgacctgagctgaagtcggccgcttaaccgactgagccacccaggcgccccatctgtgtttattttaaaaattaaatttggcaGGTTCCCTTTAAAGTTAGAATCAATTTCAACTTATTTTCCATTATACAAGGAATACATGATTATAGtctcaatatataaaaatgaaataacaggggggcctggggggcttattcggttaagtgtccaacttcggctcaggtcataatctcaacggtttgtgggttcaagccccacgttgggctctgtgttgacagctcagagcctggagcctgcttcggattctgtctccctctctctctgcccctctcctgctcattcattccctctctctctctgtctcaaaaataaataaacattaaaaaaattttttttgatgaaataacAGATATAGTGAACACCTGCCTTATCTTCTAATCCCCCCACTGCTGGGATAGCCACTACTCTGGATTTAGTATATATCCTTCCAGACCTTTTTCCATGCATTTGCCTACATACATATTTACAGCAAAGTAGGTTTGTTGTgtgattttcttatcttttttttacataaattgtaACATCCTACAACTCGATTCTTTTGCTTTGTGGTATGtcttagactttttttcttccagtacaTAGAGGGTTACCCCATCCATGCAAGCTGCTGCATACTATTCCATAGTATGAGTGTATTACGATTTAATAATTCCCCTCTTGATGGATGTTTAGGCTGTGTCCAGTTTTCTTATTACATGCATTGCTGCATGGACCACCTCATACATGCATCTTTGTGTACGTGGGTGGGTATTTCTGTAGAATAGATCCCTGGAAATGGAATTGTTGGGATGAAGATGATGCCgatatatacaattttaattgCCCTCAAAAAAGTTGTGCCAATTTACACACCAATCCATACACCATGACAGCATTCATTTCCTCCTACCCTCCCACTCTTGGATATTCTCCATTTCTTGGCTGATCTGGTGGGTGAATAAAATGGGTCCcttctgaatttgaatttttctgattACTTATACATTTAAGTATCTCTGTATGTTTCCTGGGCATTTGTGTTTCTTGTCTGAATTTTCTGTCCTTTGCCgatttttttgttatcttttttttaaattgatttgtaGAAAAAGTCAGTGTAGACACAAGTAATTTTGGAAACAATATTATACTCGAAGTAATTGGCATTTTTCATGACAGATTGTGTGTCATATCATTAGTTCAACTTGGGTAGATAAGTCATAAATGACTtctgaattaataataaaagacataacAGTCATAGTAATCTAAATGTAGGGATTATGATCCCCCTGAAGTAGATTCCCCCCTGCCCCTTAGTCTGATAACCTTACTGGTAAGAGACAAATGGTAGAATAAGGTAGTTGTTTTCTTATGAATTTTATGAATTTCTTAAATactatatatagtttatattttctcatGATAGTATCTAACTTGGAGATCTTATTTCCCAAACttgtaagaaaaatgaaagtaatttggcacaagaaacaagagagagtggagagagtgGGTAGGCTGGGGGACAGGGGTAGGAGAAAAACTTTGAATTGTGTATTATATACCTTTGGAATTCTGAGCCATGCAAAGATATATtacctattaaaaaataaacaaattaaaaaaatattttttgaaaagcatGTATTTGGTAGTTTATATACTAGAACATGAATCTGGTAAGATTTGatgattcttaaaaaatttttaaatgtttatttatttttgagagagagagagagagagagagagagagagagagagacacagagtccaaagcaggctctaggctccgagctgtcagcacagagcctgatgtggggctcgaccccacaaactgtgaaatcatgacttgagccgaagtcagacacttaaccaactgagccacccaggtgccccaagatttgaTGATTTCTAATTCAGCTTGAGGGTTATGCCTTGTAAGACAGAAGTTTTTAAGTATGGGTCAATAGTCCCCTGGGGCAggatttttaacctttttttctatatatcaatttttttttaattttttttttaacatttatttactgctgagagacagagcatgaacaggggaggggcagaaagagagggagacacagaattggaagcaggctccaggctctgatctgtcagcagagagcccaatgtggggctcgaacccacgaaccgtgagatcgtgacctgagctgaagtcggacacttaacagactgagccacccaggcacccttctataTATCTATTGATGATCTGCAGAAGCTTATGTTCTTGggataatgttttcaaatgtataataagttaaaatatataggaaaaggaaattatgtgGAAAtagagttttcaaaaattttttaaaaagattagtgATATAGCAATAAATCTGCTTCTGTTAgaatattaaataacaaaatataatggTAGGCCTACTAACTGTTATAACTTCAAAGTACTGATGAGAATAAATGATAGTTTGAGATATCCATGCCAAatatgtgatatgaaaatatctgaTTTCTGCTGGGGACCAAATTAACTATACTAATCTGTGGTTTGTTGCCTACATTCATAATGGAAGGAAATGCTAATTCTAGTTAGAGGTTTGTGAAAATAGAGATGTGATTTCATTTTCCATCCAAGTTTGGCACCCACAAATTCAGTCCATTCTATTCACGGACCTGAGCCCTAAAGGGATGGTCTGCAAATTGAAATCTCATGCACACCTTTGCACGTATTCAAGAAAGTGCAGTTTTCTAGGGAAAGGGTCCATTCCATAGCTTTTATGAAATTCTCAAAAGGTTCTTGTCTCAAAAGATTGAGTCACAAattggggtggaggtggagaaaGACATTTGTTTTCCTGTGAAGTTGTACTTATTCTCATAAATGATGATAAATGaatgatttgttttaattaaaagcagTATATTTGCAAATTGATACCTGTCACTTTctgaattcattcaacaaatatttatggagcatctcCTATGTCCCAGGAACTGTTTTACATGCCAGGGATATAAGCTCAAGAACAAAACTGACCAAATATCCCACTTGTCAAGGGGTTTacaaatatatagtataaaaacaaatatgtaaatataataaatacatatcattTCAAGTATTGGTAAGAAATCAGTGGCCAGATCTCtcaagttttctaatttattcaacAACCATTTCTGCTGCTCATAGACTGAGTTTTTTTACTAATGATAATGCTTTTCATTCATATAATCTTGAGTTGGTTCTTTTTATTAGATGTACTGTTTACCTCTGTCTGAGGATATATTAATGATgctattctaaattttttatagtgtttatttttgagagagagagagagagagagagagcgcaagttggggaggggcagagagagagggagacacagaatctgaagcaggctccaggctctgagcttcagcacagagccccagtgcagcgcttgaacccatggactgcaacctgagccgaagtcggatgcttaaccgactgagccacgcaggtgccccattaatGTTGGTATTCTCAAatccttttgtgttttctctgttaACTGTGTCATTGACTATAAgctgttatatttgttttttattttctgtcctgaATAGAATTGGCTTTCTCACTCCATTTGGTCATTCCTGAGTGCAATTTATCTTTGTAGTTGAGATTTGActtgcttctgttttctggtCCTAAGGAAGAGGTGAAATGAACCACGGGCCTTGTTATTGGTGACAGGTCCCCCTGAGAGTTAAAGAAGAGGTGGGAGGTGACTTCTAATGGCTAGTCAGAGTGTATACCCTTCCTCCAGGGTTCTGGGACCCTGCCCCCTTCTAACACCAATGGCTCCTGCCTGGAAGAAAACACCCTTTGCTGCCAGATCCAAGGAGGAAGGATGTGGGGTTGATGTGCTGTCCTTGGTCCTACTGCAGTATCCCAGCTAATCACCCTGTAGGTGGCTCCAAGGCATTTCTGGTGGGGAGTGTTTGTGGAGCTACTCCCTTGGCTTTGAGCTAAGGTTGTGGAATTTCTAATTGTATCTTTTCTAATCATTCTTAGGGACTTTGGTGCAGTTTGGAGTTTGGTAGAGACTTGGCATGTTTCAATCTGCCAGCTTGAAATAGCACAACCTCTCAGGAAGGCAATTTTGTACCCCTGTTAAATCCTGGAGAACCTTAGGCAAATGTGTACTAggatataaacagaaaaatattcaaagcagcactgtttataataactaaaaattagaaaaatctagTATCCACCAACAGTAGAATGAACAAATAGTGTTACACGGGTATTTACTCTATACTTATTAAACTGAGCatttatgttatgtgcattttatgcACATCTTTAGTTCT from the Prionailurus viverrinus isolate Anna unplaced genomic scaffold, UM_Priviv_1.0 scaffold_35, whole genome shotgun sequence genome contains:
- the LOC125158396 gene encoding leucine-rich repeat-containing protein 37A2-like isoform X3, giving the protein MAELVSFTVPTESDKTLLVWELSSGPTAEALHHSLFAVFSQFGLLYSVRVFPNAAVARPGFYAIIKFYSARDAHRAQKACDQKQLFQNSPVKVRLGTKHKAVQHQALALNSSQCQELANYYFGFNGWSKRIIKLQDLSDLEERANEDTVPPLQKQSLKFFCALEVVLPSYECWSPGAGMAEEPLDNLEEESGKIAVEYRPCEEITDASTEDELQDLIQVLTPLAEPVGFNYLGSSAPAQMLAPPEELTETLLPFLDTDSVGELPPGTDEDLNDQLTQHQRLPEVVPMPGWDYLMFPRVTDKPLDVELTTTPGPDKGVESSIAQQEAPPQPLEHTEETELSLTQQETSGKPPEEVEPSSEQETPGQPSEPPGVIDPSLRQQETPAQPSVPPEEAKPSLSKQEPPAQLPEAQEEGEPSPLQEEGQGQHPQASEGSEPPTTQEESPAQHPQTPEEVEPSSTQQEAPAQYPQASEEGEPFPTQPETPTQYPEPLEGTEPSPAQSEATTQHPNPLGEVKPATYQEAPSQHPQTSEEINRSATQQEATAQHPEPSGEPSPTQQEAPAHSPEHRVVTVFPQGQNQAQLLLLPNVTVKPVDPSVTMTSESTNEVEASPLREEASAQSGVSPEQLEPSPIQQEVPHQHPAAPENAEPSPIQQGVSTMPEDLPEEIELSPSQQESSALPQVPVARIEPSPIQQEVPAQQPKPNEGVESFPVQYEHPAQPPGSSTDVVAQSPVQHEVTFSPPGPGEAQHPVLPNITVKPVDLRVLISPQATKEVKPLPVQQDVPAQSPPEQVEFSPAQSKRLSQSPESPEDESSPGQQEVLAQTPDPPKDVEPASGQQEAPAQPSEPPEKVAPSPVQQETLSLPLEPLKEIESSLTQQEVQAQPSEAPEKVEPSPILQQAPTQPPEPSKEAETPPAQQEAPVQPPEPPEEVVAQPPVHNEVTVPPLGQEQAQHPNLPNVTVQPADLELTVTPEPTVEAEHSTIMQQTIAPPEDTEVTPAHPEQVQAQHPNLTEVRVQPLDLELTITPEPTTEAEHSTPMKETTAPPPKDLEVTLAHPEQVQSQHPNLTEVTVPPMDLELTVTAGSSVETEPSPTTRDTPGQPAEPPKEVVVQFPFQQEVTVPTPSKDQGQHPASPIIPFRHVELTITPEPITEAEHSTTLKKTTTPPPKDLEVTLAHPEQVQSQHPNLTEVTVPPMDLELTVTAGSSVETEPSPTTRDTPTQPPEAPKEVVVQYPFQQEVTVPTPSKDQGQHPASPIIPFRHVELTITPEPITEAEHSTTLKKTTTPPPKDLEVTLAHPEQVQSQHPNLTEVTVPPMDLELTVTAGSSVETEPSTTRDTPTQPPEAPKEVVVQYPFQQEVTVPTPSKDQGQRPASPIIPFRHVELTITPEPITEAEHSTTLKKTTTPPPKDLEVTLAHPEQVQSQHRNLTEVTLLPMDLEIPVSQQPETGFPPTTQHSVVHFVNYTSEKAYTTLTWQPEQNATTNLKICERCTCKDETLSCVGLSLQQRLRRVPVPEPDTYNGTFTILNFQGNSISYIDENVWKGYRWAEKLILSENYLTELHKDTFEGLLSLQYLDLSCNKIQSIERRTFESLPFLQFINLGCNLLTELSFGTFQAWHGMQFLHKLIISRNPLSAVEDSYLFKLPALKYLDMGSTQVSLTTVESILMMTLELETLILPSRMACCLCQFKNTIEVVCKTVKLHCDSTCLTNGTRCDQEVYLRNAEGSFMKVLKARKKSASTELTIEPEKASSDIDRVSLSAFMNEQLDFNDESDVISALSYILPYFSEGNLEDVESTLLPFIKLLFSNVQEGDKPVGHSMNDTGDPSLKPGSNNSTYKNKLRKLYFLENLLDAEIQEKIDEVKNKEKTAMLIHSSLLGPKFKRQIFPKKLETAQPQEKSLDEVESVGKKFLRVNKVIKGPKGIWKRHLKELRRQNIQRKQNAQPSVENMAKERRLRRPSPGELHVAHRPSKLVGSSFNTEPSFVEEPKAAVSSFLKQYSLGRPSATPAPKSPPDVKKKSKDLMYSIFLIQDANARVRNMKASGPASHPRKTHRFHKSRSRVVHRTPKAKLNRKSRKESSLSNRQLLAKRPPSSAVRSLINSPSREDFSSPGELSPQKNPFPELFAPSGTYRENTTVENTTAQNVSDENISTGNTTVPEQTLPEFTNRKNLSTANSTVTADNSMPTVKQTNDTQWEYHNAGTGLPPKATGFPVSKLSSSGDLFEIQLNQQLQSLIPNNDVRSLISHVIRTLKMDCSETHMQLACAKLISRTGLLMKLLSEQQEVKMSKAEWDTDQWKNENYINESTEVQSEQRGQESRELTKEVPGYGYNNKLILAISVTVVVMVLITVFCLIEIHSHRAAAKEGKEGSSRGFFGSLLRKRCSKESDSQEGFFWRRRPLWLRDMYRPLNATRKKNMAQKLHDKDSSDEDEIFHMELGEPGKARAEKAQATDSTTEELGDESETLCEVVTE